The DNA region CACAACACCCTCTTTATAAGCAAACAGCGGAAGTATTTCCATCACCTGTTCTGCAAGGCTTTCATTGTTTGCCTCGCGGGAGTTAAGCCCTATGGTGCAATAATGTTTAATACCAAACTGCGATGAGCGAAATCTTTCCCAGCCAACCAGGCTGCTGTAATAATCACGAAAGCTGTCAATGCCCGTCCGGGGCTGTCCCAGCCAGAAAGCCGGTTCTATCAGCCCAACTACGCCCGCATCAGCCATAGCCTGGTAGTCATCTGTTGTACGGGATGTCATATGCACATGTGGGTCAAAAAAACGCATACCTTTTACGGCCGTTATATCAAATGACTCTGGTTTTTCGCCAGGTATTTGTTCTCTGTTTTCAAAATTGCTGCAACACATATCCCAAAATTAATTTTTTGTATCGTTAATAAATTCGTTCCAACTCGTTTTTCCGCCGGTCATCACCTTTAAAGAACCAACTTTCAACAACTCTTTTGCGGGCTGAAAGCTGCTTTCGGCAATAGCTAATGCCACTGCTTCCCTTTCAAGTTCGCTTAAACCCGGTAATCCTTCCCGGATGTCCTGCAGTATCGTGTCATCCATAAAGCGACTTACTAATCGCCAAAGCATAGGATCTGTACTTCGGCCGGCTGACCAGCGCTCTCGCGCGTAATCGATCAATGTATGTGCAAGGCTGGTATTGGCACGTTCATCCAATCCTGTGATCAGTTCCAGCTTTTTTTCGGTGAAAAGTGCCTTTAGCACCATTTGGTTCCAGGCCGGCTCGGGCAGGTTTTCCGCAGGGTAGGGGTTGTGATACATGATTGCTTCGAGCACAACGCCCAGATTACTGCGGTTACCTTCCGTACAGCGTTGCACCCATATCGGGGCGTAAGCAAGCAGAGGCAAAGCCGAATATAAAGCCACTAACTCGTTCATTTCAGCAGCTAAGAATAAGTTCTCGATGTTCCGCTGATAACGATCTTTATCGGTGGTGTCAAGTGTTAACAACAGCCATACCCTGGCAAGCCTGTCAACCGACCATCCTGCTATCGAAAAATCTTTACGGATAGCAGATAAACCAGCTTCGTTTTCAGGACCGGCATTGACCGGCGCTTTTCCCGTCTTACGCGGCAAGGCGGCGAAGGCAGTGTTAAATACTGCGGCAGATGCAGCGTGATTCCCCTGGGCCAGCAGCCAGTCTTTGGCATCCGGGCTTACATGTCTTGCAATGAGATCTGTAAGCAGAGGCTTAAATTTTTCTATATCATAAGTGAACATATCTTCAAATCATCAGGGTTGACCGATCCATGTTGCTCAGGCCGCGATATAATTGATCAGCAATGCGCCGGCAATGATCAGCAAGCCAAAGAACTCCCTCGTTTTTTCTATATAAGGCTTGTCTGCCTGCATCGTTTCTACCAAACTTGGCCTGTTATATTTTGTTATCCAGTCGCGGACGCCATCTTTAGAAAAATAAATGGTGCCTGCGTGAACAAGGTATATCGCGATCAAGCATAGGTACAGCCTCGGATAAACCAGGTGAAAAACTACCAGCCCGCAACATACAGCCGCACTAAGGTAGATCGGTACCCAAAGCCATGGATCGACATCGTTCAGGTTAAGGTAAGCGAAGACCAGGAAAGAGAGACAGAAAATGATATTTATAATAGCAATCATATTGAACAGATCGGAGCCAGGCAAATTAATAAATGTAATGTAATCTAAGGCTCATATATCAATATAAATTTTCTTACGCTTGACAACTTGAAGATGGGCAATGTTTTTGGATTTGTAGCCGGGCGAAAATGCTCACATATAAGAGGTGATGAGTTTTGCAGAGCCGAGGGGTACCGATAGAAAGTCGTTTTTGTATAAAATTAAGTCTGGTTTAGGTAATTCTGCGTCGTTGGCTTTAATTAATTTAGCGTGGCGTATGCCTTATTATTAAACCGTCCTCAAAAACGTTAATTTTATTATTATACAAAAGGTTTAAACCATCGCTATTTGGCTGAATTGTTACTGTACGAAAACCCTAATTATGTTTAACAAAAAAACAACAATCAAGGCGGCTTGCTTGCTGCTAACACTATTGAGCCATTCTTTTGTGGTAAAGAGCCAGCAAATGAGCGACGCAGAAAGAAAATCAATGGAAAAAGGCAAGGTGTACCCCGCATTAAAGGGTGCAGGGCAGGGTGTATCGGGCCCAGGTTCTAATCTTCCGCCCGAAAAGATGCAATGGTGGGAGGATCAGAAATTTGGGATGTTTATACATTGGGGCCTATACGCTATTCCGGCCACGGGTGAATGGACCATGTTTAATCAAAAGATACCGGCAGAGGAATATGCCAGGTTAGCTGATCAGTTTAATCCAAGGCATTTTAGCGCTGCAGAATGGGCTAAAGTAGCCAAAGAGGCGGGTATGAAGTATATGGTAATGGTTAGCCGCCATCATGATGGCTTTGCTCTTTGGAACAGCCCTTCAAGTTACCGGCATTTTGATAGTTGGGAAACTGCCGCTCATCGTGATTTTGTAAAAGAGTATACCGATGCCTGCCGTAAAGCTGGCCTCTATGTAGGCATTTATTATTCTCCTCTGGATTGGCGTTTTCCTGGTTATTTCGACCCCAAGGGGCTTCCTGACAATGCTGCCTTGCTCAAGAAACAAACATATGGGCAGGTAGAAGAGCTAATGAAAAATTACGGCAAAATAGATATTTTGTGGTACGATGGCGGCTGGCTGGCGCATAAAGGTACCGATGCCGACGCTGCCTGGTTTTGGGAACCATTAAAACTTAATGCTATGGTACGTAGCTACAACCCGGATGTGGTCATTAATCCAAGATCAGGAATGGTGGGAGATTTCCAGACCGACGAAGATGGCGCGGATGTTAAAGGACCTATTATTCCCTTCCCATGGGAAAAATGCTTGAACCTTAATGAAACCAGTTGGGGATACAATAAGGCTCAGCGATTGATGCCACTGAAAAAGATTATAAATATGCTTGTTAATACCGTTGACCGCGGTGGAAATATGTTATTAAATGTTGGGCCGGATTCGGACGGTGTTATTCCCCCTGCTCATGTGGATCGCCTGAAAGAAGTTGGGCAGTGGTTAACAAAAAATGGCGAGAGCATATATCAAACGCGTCCGGGACCTTTTCAACCTGTTGATGATTTTTACGGAGCCACAAGTAGGGGGGATAAAATATATATCCACGTGCTGAAAATGCCGGCGGGGGATACTGTCATTAAATTACCGCCTGTTAAACAAACTATTACAAATTGCAGGGTACTGCATAGTAAAAAAGTTAAATTTCATCAGGATTCAACAGGTATCAGTCTTGACTTAGCCACAGTAAAGCCGGATTCATTGGTAACCACTTTGGAGTTAAAAATAAAAGGTAACTAACTGTTTCAAATATCCTAAAGTTAGGCTAAAAGGGAGTTTGTAAAATAAACTGTGTGAATCCAGGCGGGCCCCGGCCACCTGTGTTTATTTAATGAAAATACAATATGCCCATCTATAACATTCGGCCGCTGTATCCTGCGTGCAGGCAGGTGACAAGGGGATGTATTTGAATAACGACTGGCGATAAGCGTGCTAACTATGGGTTCCCAAATCCGTAGTTAGATTTTTTAACCAATTGTTTAAGATCTTTGATCCAGATCTTTCGGCCGTCGGTTTCCAGTATGCCTTCCTCTTTAAATTCTTTTAATAGGCGGATCACATTTTCCTGCGCGATCCCTGCCATGCCGGCCAAGTCCATTCTTGAGATATTGAGAATAACATCTTTTTCACCTGATCCGTCCACTTTAAATTTTTCTCTCAAAATGATCAGTGAAATAGCGAGGCGTTCAGATGCTGTTCTCTGAGAGATCACGGAAATACTATTGGCCAATACACTAAATTCATGGCTCAACGATTTCAATAAGCGCCGCATAAAAAGTGGTGATTTATCCAGAATGGTTAAAAAGTCCTCTTTAGGGATAAAACTGATCAGGCAGTCTTCCAATGCAGCTGCAGAATCAGGGCAGCGCTCTTCCGCCAAAATAGCGTGATACCCAATTAATTCGCCTTTATTAGCTACATATATGATCTGCTCCCGGCCATTCCGGTCAACTTTATATTTTTTTATTTTTCCCTGGTGGATAAAATAGATACCGGAAGGTACAACGCCTTCTTTGAAGATGATTTCTCCTTTTTGATATTTCTGCGCGCCTTGCCGGGAGATTAAAAAGTCATAATCTTCTTCGGAAAGTGTATTAAGAACAGATTGTGTTGTGAATTCCCACTTATCAATTGGAAAAATTCCGGATAAACTCATATTACAAATATATAAATTTAATGAAGCCCATGTTATTGACTGGTATGCCCTGTATGACCGGAGAAACCCGTAGGGCGTATATTAAGCGCGGGCTTGCCGTCTAAAACTGATAAATATCAGTTTGTTTGCTGATGTCATACCATATCAGGCCTTTATTATAAGCATAGCTTTGTATTAATGGTAAGAACATCAAAATCATGGGCGATGCTCCATGCAAAATGCCCGCGCTGCCGCAGGGGCAATATGTTCGAAGGAGCAACATACCGTTTGGGTTCCAACAAGATCAACCTGAATTGCCCGCATTGTCAGATGATCTTCGAGATCGAGCCCGGCTATTTTTATGCGGCGATGTATATCAGCTACGCTATGAATGTAGCGGAGGGAGGAATCTTGTGGATCGCCACTTTCCTGATAACCCAAAATAACGATTCGCCATGGTTATATCTCACTACCATTCTCGGTGGTTTGTTCTTGCTTGCGCCGTTGAATTTCAGGTATTCCCGCGTAATATTGCTTTACTGGTTATCTCCCAAGGTTCATTATCATCCCGAACTTGATGTTGAAATGCCGGTGGACGGGAATAAATTTAAATGGTTTCAATAATGAACGAAATGATGAATTTGTTCAGGCCCAAGCTGATTGACACCCTTAAAGGTTACACTCTTGCACAATTTTATAAAGATGTTGTTGCCGGAGTAATTGTAGGTGTTGTTGCTTTGCCCCTGGCCATAGCTTTTGCCATTGCTTCGGGTGTATCCCCCGAAAAAGGAATTTTTACGGCTATCATTGCGGGGGTAATTATATCTGCTTTGGGAGGCAGCAAGGTGCAGATAGGAGGGCCCACAGGCGCATTTATCGTTGTTGTTTATGGGATCGTTCAGCAGTTCGGTGTCAGCGGATTGGTTATTGCCACATTTATTGCCGGGATCATTTTGATTATTATGGGGGTAGCTAAATTGGGTAATACTATCAAATACATTCCCTATCCGCTGGTCATTGGTTTTACCACCGGGATCGCGGTCATCATTTTTTCTTCAGAAGTTAAAGACTTTTTGGGGTTGAAAATGGGAAATGTCCCTGCTGATTTTATCAGTAAATGGATCGGCTATAGCCGGCACCTGTCTTCGCTGAATCTATATGCCTTGTTTATCGGGGTTTTTACCTTACTGGTTGTTTTGCTGTGGCCCAGGGTAACCCGGAAAGTTCCCGGTTCGCTGATCGCAATTGCCATAAGCACACTGGTTGTCCGGTACTTCCATCTTCCGGTAGAAACTATTGGCAGCCGTTTTGGAGTGATCACTGCTGCTTTACCGCGCCCGGTCATGCCAGATGTAAGCCTGGAAACTATCCGGCAACTGATCAGGCCTGCTTTTACCATCGCTTTGCTGTGCAGTATTGAGTCTTTACTATCAGCGGTTGTGGCAGATGGCATGACCGGCGGAAATCACCGGTCTAATACAGAGCTCATTGCACAGGGACTGGCCAATATCTGTTCATCTGTGTTAGGGGGCATTCCAGCCACAGGGGCAATAGCAAGAACGGCTACCAATATAAAAAATGGCGGAAGTACACCCGTAGCGGGGATCATACATGCCATTACCTTACTTCTTATTATGCTTTTTATAGGCCAATGGGCAGCGTTGATCCCCATGGCAACACTTGCAGGTATATTGGTGGTAGTAGCCTGGAATATGAGCGAACTGGGGAATTTTATAGACGTATTTAAAGGCTCAAAAAGTGATGCTTCCGTTTTGTTGATCACCTTCTGCCTCACCATATTGGTAGACCTGACCGTAGCTATTGAAATTGGGATAATTGTTGCCGCTTTCCTTTTTATGCGCAAAATGATGCAGTCCAGTTCGGTACAGCAAACTATTTTGGCTCCGGATCAATTATCTGATGATGAATTTAATCAATCAGTTATCCCCAAAGGGGTCGACGTTTTTGAGATCAATGGCCCTTTGTTCTTTGGTGCGGCCTATAAATTTAAAGACACGATGAAAGTGCTGGAAAAACCCGCCCGGGTATTGATTATCCGGATGGGGAATGTACCCGTAATTGATGCAACCGGTATCAGGGTATTAAGGGATGTCCATCAGGAAATAAAAAAGAAAGGAACTAAACTTATCCTGTCGGAGGCAAACAGCGAACAGGTAACAGGAGCGTTAAAAAAGACGCGTTTATTATTTCAAATTGGGAAAGGCAATGTCCGGGACACATTTGAAAAAGCATTAAAACGGGCAGATGAAGTTTTATCGGACACCGATCCCTCAAAAAAATCCTATGCAGGTTAATAAAGGCTTTGATCTGTTATAATCCTGTTCTTAAATAGGGTAACGCAAGGTCACCGCTCTGCTTATAGCCAGCACCAACCCCTGATCAAGAGGACGATCTTTATCCGGGTCTTTTTCGATCCATAGTTTATTTAAACTCAGAATAAAGGTGTAACTTTTAGCATCTAAAAGAATCTCAAG from Mucilaginibacter sp. SJ includes:
- a CDS encoding EboA domain-containing protein; translated protein: MFTYDIEKFKPLLTDLIARHVSPDAKDWLLAQGNHAASAAVFNTAFAALPRKTGKAPVNAGPENEAGLSAIRKDFSIAGWSVDRLARVWLLLTLDTTDKDRYQRNIENLFLAAEMNELVALYSALPLLAYAPIWVQRCTEGNRSNLGVVLEAIMYHNPYPAENLPEPAWNQMVLKALFTEKKLELITGLDERANTSLAHTLIDYARERWSAGRSTDPMLWRLVSRFMDDTILQDIREGLPGLSELEREAVALAIAESSFQPAKELLKVGSLKVMTGGKTSWNEFINDTKN
- a CDS encoding transmembrane 220 family protein, producing MIAIINIIFCLSFLVFAYLNLNDVDPWLWVPIYLSAAVCCGLVVFHLVYPRLYLCLIAIYLVHAGTIYFSKDGVRDWITKYNRPSLVETMQADKPYIEKTREFFGLLIIAGALLINYIAA
- a CDS encoding alpha-L-fucosidase, translated to MSDAERKSMEKGKVYPALKGAGQGVSGPGSNLPPEKMQWWEDQKFGMFIHWGLYAIPATGEWTMFNQKIPAEEYARLADQFNPRHFSAAEWAKVAKEAGMKYMVMVSRHHDGFALWNSPSSYRHFDSWETAAHRDFVKEYTDACRKAGLYVGIYYSPLDWRFPGYFDPKGLPDNAALLKKQTYGQVEELMKNYGKIDILWYDGGWLAHKGTDADAAWFWEPLKLNAMVRSYNPDVVINPRSGMVGDFQTDEDGADVKGPIIPFPWEKCLNLNETSWGYNKAQRLMPLKKIINMLVNTVDRGGNMLLNVGPDSDGVIPPAHVDRLKEVGQWLTKNGESIYQTRPGPFQPVDDFYGATSRGDKIYIHVLKMPAGDTVIKLPPVKQTITNCRVLHSKKVKFHQDSTGISLDLATVKPDSLVTTLELKIKGN
- a CDS encoding Crp/Fnr family transcriptional regulator — translated: MSLSGIFPIDKWEFTTQSVLNTLSEEDYDFLISRQGAQKYQKGEIIFKEGVVPSGIYFIHQGKIKKYKVDRNGREQIIYVANKGELIGYHAILAEERCPDSAAALEDCLISFIPKEDFLTILDKSPLFMRRLLKSLSHEFSVLANSISVISQRTASERLAISLIILREKFKVDGSGEKDVILNISRMDLAGMAGIAQENVIRLLKEFKEEGILETDGRKIWIKDLKQLVKKSNYGFGNP
- a CDS encoding DUF983 domain-containing protein, which produces MVRTSKSWAMLHAKCPRCRRGNMFEGATYRLGSNKINLNCPHCQMIFEIEPGYFYAAMYISYAMNVAEGGILWIATFLITQNNDSPWLYLTTILGGLFLLAPLNFRYSRVILLYWLSPKVHYHPELDVEMPVDGNKFKWFQ
- a CDS encoding SulP family inorganic anion transporter, which encodes MNEMMNLFRPKLIDTLKGYTLAQFYKDVVAGVIVGVVALPLAIAFAIASGVSPEKGIFTAIIAGVIISALGGSKVQIGGPTGAFIVVVYGIVQQFGVSGLVIATFIAGIILIIMGVAKLGNTIKYIPYPLVIGFTTGIAVIIFSSEVKDFLGLKMGNVPADFISKWIGYSRHLSSLNLYALFIGVFTLLVVLLWPRVTRKVPGSLIAIAISTLVVRYFHLPVETIGSRFGVITAALPRPVMPDVSLETIRQLIRPAFTIALLCSIESLLSAVVADGMTGGNHRSNTELIAQGLANICSSVLGGIPATGAIARTATNIKNGGSTPVAGIIHAITLLLIMLFIGQWAALIPMATLAGILVVVAWNMSELGNFIDVFKGSKSDASVLLITFCLTILVDLTVAIEIGIIVAAFLFMRKMMQSSSVQQTILAPDQLSDDEFNQSVIPKGVDVFEINGPLFFGAAYKFKDTMKVLEKPARVLIIRMGNVPVIDATGIRVLRDVHQEIKKKGTKLILSEANSEQVTGALKKTRLLFQIGKGNVRDTFEKALKRADEVLSDTDPSKKSYAG